The following is a genomic window from Panthera uncia isolate 11264 chromosome B4, Puncia_PCG_1.0, whole genome shotgun sequence.
ATGGCTATAAGAAtatagaaattaaagataaagtcTGCCCTTTAAGAGTTTATAGAaggtcaaagggaaaaaaaaaggtcatagtagggaaatagaaaacatataacTTCCATACTTTATGCTAAGTATTATTATGTAAATGACTCAGGGCCTTGGGGGTGGGAGTTCAGGGAAAATTCCTGGAGGAAGGTTAAGGGGTGTGGGAAGCTAGTTTGAAGAGCTTTCCATGGAAAGTAGAAAAGAGCTGAAGatacttcctttcctcccccaggGAAAAAACTTTGGTTTTTATGGTGACCATAATCCTCTCAAATGACACAGGAAAAGAACATGATCTCCCCATCATCGCTCCCTAACCTCCACCTAGGGAAAACCACCATTAACAGTTGCCGTATATATTCttccagacttttcttctttgcatgtatttataatagaaacttgtattttttctttcttttttatttttttaaattttttttatttttttatttgattctaatttttatttatttttatttatttattttttcccaatatatgaaatttattgtcaaattggtttccatacaacacccagtgctcatcccaaaaggtgccctcctcaatacccatcacccaccctccccgccctcccagccCCGAAACtcgtattttttaaataaatgagatcatactatACATCATTCAAGTATGAATATCTCGTACAAATCAGAACTAAAAGTCACGATGATCTCCTTGTAAGGATTacgtgatattccattgtatagacaTACTATCATCTGTGTAACTGGTACTCTGTTGACAAATGTGGACATAATCTAAAAAAGAACAGCTTTACAATCATTTTTCTGGTACCATGAGTGTCTAAGAATTTCTCACTTTCCCACAGTTTGACAGGAATCCTTATAGAAATGTAATAGAAATTTATTGAAGTGTCACATAATACAGAAGGTGTGCAAATCATTGAGAACAGCGCAGTGAATTTTCACAGAATAACCAGCGCCCcgattaagaaacagaacagacggggacgcctgggcggctcagccggttaagagtccgacttcggctcaggtcatgatctcgcggcggtccgtgagttcgagccctctgtgttgacagctcagagcctggagcctgtttcaaattctgtgtctccctctctctgaccctcccccgttcatgctctgtctctccctgtctcaaaaataaacgttaaaaaaaaaaaaaaaaaaagaagaagaagaaagaaacagaacagacgGTTACCCCAGAGGACCCTCACGCCCCCTTCTGGTTAATCCGACTCTTCAGCAAGAGTAACTTTTCTCCTGCCGTCTAACATTCTgtattagttttgcctgtttcccAACTTCAACTTCACGTAAACGGAAATGTAAAATGTGTCcttttttctgtctggcttctttctctcaacATTGTTTGTGAGATTTATCCCTGGTGTGTGTATTTTTAGTTCATTCTTATTGCTTACAGTATTTCATTCTCTGAATATATTACAATGTACTTATGTGTGCTACCCTGGAAGGCCATTGAGGAACAATACTCTTctagcttttaatttttgtttaactgGCAGGAAAACATGATCTcgctgttttgatttttatttctttaaaaaggtggcctgcattttctttaaaaaaaaattatttttaacgtttatttatctttgagagagagagagagggagcacgagaacaagtgggggaggggcagagagagaaatacagacacagaatccaaagcaggctccgagctgtcagcccagagtcctaGGCctggttcgaacccacgaactgagagcataacctgacctgaagtcggacacttaaccaactgagccacccaggcgccccaggaggaaTGCATTTTCAAATGGATAATGAATCATTcatctttacttttttcaaaTCATTGCGTATTTATACATTCTGGCCATTTTCTATTGAggagtcttctttttcttaatgatttataAGTCCTCTTAATCATTTGTAAAAGTTCTTTCTAATTGTGAATTTTCACCCATGCATATTACAAGTATTCTTGGTtgttctttgtggttttaattttgttaatgagGTCTTTTGAACatagaagttttttttcttttctttctttttttttttttaattttttttttttttttaacgtttatccatctttgagacagagagagacagagcatgaacaggggaggggcagagggagagggagacacagaatctgaaacaggctccaggctctgagctgtcagcccagagcctgacgtggggctcgaactcacggaccgcgagatcatgacctgagccgaagtcagccgcccaaccgaccgagccacccaggtgccccttttctttcttttttaaaaaatttttaatgtttatttactttttttgagagagagacagagacagagacagaagcatgagcgggggggggggggggggggggagggaggcagaaagagggagacacagaatccgaagcaggctccgggctctgagctgtcagcacagagcccgacgcggggctcgaactcacagaccatgagatcatgacccgagctgaagtcggacatttaacccaccgagccacccaagcgtccctttttattttcatgctctCCAATCTGTCCATCCTTTCCATTCTggctttggcttttcttttatgCTTAAGGAATCTGATTTAGtgacaggaagaggaagggagactgGCAGGTTAGAGTTCTAGCCTGGAACAGGAGAGGTCAACTTTTCAGACAAGTGGAGAGGGTAAGTTCTGTGAAGACATCTCTGTATTGGACAGCCAACGTTTAAGAAAGGTGTTCCAGTGGAGTAGTAAGGGTAGAATTGGAAACTAACAGAAAACTACCAagtaagaggcagagacagcgtATATAGACCCACCTTTGTAAAAAGATGGCCaatgagaagaaagggaaagatgatATGGTAGGCTTGAAGAGgagactggataatttcaaatgctTAGTAATTTTTGGTTGTTgtagttttagagagagagagagagagtgtggggcagggcgggggggggggggggggggggggggcagagagagagaatcttaagccacTGGATccctggatcatgacctaagcctaaaatcaagagtcggatgctcaaccaactgagccacccaggcaccctgattttgtgattttgttgttttttgaatGAGACTTGAGAATGAAGGAGGAATGGTTAGCATGTTTGGGTTTCTGTTGTAATTTCTCCATAAGCCGATGACCTTAGAAAATACCTACTTAGGGTGAAGCCACCCTACCTAACAATAGGGTGGCATTAGGCCAAAGAGGTTATTTGCAGAGAGGGGAAAACTGaagatgaaaggataaaaaagggggggggcggtaaAAGTATTGACCTTTCTCTAAAGGAATAGGTAAGGTTTGAAAATCCAGGCAGAGAAGTCAGCTTTGAAAACAGGGAGAGTACATCTACAATTGCCAAAGATACAGAGACGGGAGGGTCCCTTGTGGAGAAACTGGAGACATCACGCTGCACCCCAACTTTCAGTGCAGTGGGACATGATGTCTTCAGAGACCCCAGACTAGGAATTGTTGACACTGACAACTGTGGGCTTTAGATAAAGAATCATCTAAAGATGAAACATAAGGGATTTCGGGAGGGTCAGTCTTGGCTAGATGGTAGGAGGTTGTTTTGAAGTCAATCTGAGTAGTTAGATTTGGGACAGCGACACCTGACAGCCTACGATGTTCTTAAACGTTTTTGTGCCATGGGTCCCTTGGGCCGTTCTGTTGAAGCTAATGGACCCCTTCTCAGAGTAATGATTTATATGCCTAAAACTATTTAGGATTTCCaaagaaatcaattaaatattgagatacatttataaaaatattttaaaccaaatgTGTGTATAGTAATCTAGCATGGGTCCTTTATTAATGCAATCAATAAAACGATCTAGGGAAGGGACTATATTTACCTTAAATTGAAAGTAAtgggggggctcctggggagctcagtcagttaagtgtccgactcttgactccagctcaggtcgtgatctcagggttcacgagatcgagccctacattaggctctgcattgacagcacagaaactgcctaagattctctctctttccttctctctctgtccctcccccgctggcactctctctctctctctctctcaaaatggatatataattaaaaaaaaaaaaggaaagtagtatgagcataaatttattttaagatgtttGCAACAATTTAATCTATGAACATACCTATGATTTTTACTGGTAACAGTGTCATAGGTCCTATTAGGATTTGTTTGTTGCCTATGTTCATAATTGAAAGAAATGCCAAATTTCATTTAGAGTTCCActgaaataaagatataattCTTTTTCCCATCCAAGTTCATGGGCCTTCTAAATTCTATCCAGGACCCCTTGGGGACCTGTGGATGCGAAGATAAGAACCTCTGGCCGTGAATGAGGAGTGGGAGAAACAAATCCTCCCAATGGTAGGGTTCGGGTCTAACTGATCATTTCCTGCCCTTGTTTGGTATATGTGGCTATCATATAACAATTTGATATTTATATCATAATGGCGGATATGAAGTCAACTATGTTATGGTGACTCTTACATCTCTGTTCCCATCTAGGTCTCTTTCTTTACTCCAGGAAACTTTCCCAGGCCTCCTCTTGCCTCCAGAAGTTCCTCTATTTTAACCTGTCTGCCATTAAAGAGAAGGAACAGTTAACAATGGCCCAACTGGGCCTGGATTTGGGGCCCAACACTTACTATAAGCTGGGACCAGAACTGGAGTTGGCTCTGTTCCTGGTTCAGGAGCCTCAGGTGGGGGACCAGCCTATCCCTAAACCGGGTAGAATGCTTGTGTTACAGTCAGTACCACGGCCTCAAGGCGTCGTTCACTTCAACCTGCTGGATGTGGCTAAGGATTGGAATAACGACCCCCAGAAGAACTTGGGTTTGTTGCTAGAGATACTGGTCAAAGGAAACAGAGACATTGGGGTGACTTTTCAGCTTCAGGACGCCTGTGCCGGACTGAGACAGTCCCTTCGTGCCTCCCTGCTGGTGGTGACTCTCCACCCTGAGCAGTGTCACCCTTCGTCCCGAAAAAGGAGGGAAGCCATCCCCGCCCCGAAGGCTCCTTGCAAGAACCTCTGCCATCGTCATCAGCTATTCATCAACTTCCGGGACTTAGGTTGGCACAAGTGGATTATCGCTCCCAAAGGGTTCATGGCAAACTATTGCCAcggagactgtcctttctctctgaccACCTCCCTCAACGGCTCCAATTATGCTTTCATGCAAGCCCTGATGCATGCAGTTGACCCAGAGATCCCCCAGGCGGTCTGTATCCCCACCAAGCTGTCCCCCATTTCCATGCTGTATCAGGACAATGATGACAATGTCATTTTACGACACTATGAAGAAATGGTGGTTGATGAATGTGGCTGTGGGTAGGCtgtcagaaatagaaaataggagTGTTCTTAGGGTAAATCTAATAAAACTCGCGACTTGGTCTATGACTTCTTGGATCTGAAATATCAATGTATTTATGTTTACAGTTTGTCTTCTTGGAAAATCCGTCATAACTAATGATATCcttaattacacacacacacacacacacacacacacttagccCTAATGATCTAACATAGTCATGATGCGGTTGACAGTATATTAGACACTAGACATAAGAAAACTGGCATTTATTGGTGGTCTAATGGCAAGCATTATTCTACATGTTACCTATAAACATTATTTCACTGTTTCTTGAAGTGGGCCTTACTGTTCTTACGGTTTATACTTCATAGACAGAACAATACGTTTCCTTAAAGTCATCAACTTTCCCTGGCAGATCTCATATGCTAAcaatgttacttaaaaaaatcattttgagggggctcctgggtggctcagttgctcggacagagcagagcctgcttgggattcttttcctctctctctgcccctctcccactttctctctccctccctccccctccccccctaaattagtaaacttaaaaaaagaagaaaacaggtggggcacctgagtggctcagtcagttgagtatctgacttcggctcaggtcatgatctcacagttcgaggcttcaagccccgtgtgggtctctgtgctgacagctcagagcctggaatctgctttggattctgtgtctccctctctctctgcccctcctccactcgcagtcggctctctctctttcttgaaaataaacattaaaaatattaaaaaaaaaaaaaaagtaatctgacCAAAGGTGTTTAGGAGATAATGTGAGATTTTAGAAGGGAAGTGTGTACAATCAAAATAGGTTCCTTAAACCAGCTGgcattgaaatattaaaatagaggagggcctgtgtggctcaatcagtcgagcaactgaatcttgatttcagctcaggccacgatcccagggtcatggatcgAGCCCCAGGTTAGGCTcgatgctgagcctggagcctgcttgagattctctctctctctccctctgcccctctcccccctcgcacttctctctctctaaaataaaataaaacatcagaatagaaatagtaataatagtaaaatgtCGTTATGCTGCTCTTGGtggtgttttcaaaatatttacttatttattttgagagagaaagagagcacgagtgcacacacgggggcagggcagagagagaggaagacagagaatcccaagtagactccatgcggtcagtgcagagttggactgggggctccaacccacagaccctgggatcatgacctgagccaaaagagtCATCTGACTCACCCgattgagccaccccggtgccccaccGTGGTTAGTTAATGACCAAAGTATTCGAGAagtgaaaatattagaaaagtaaTACTTTCAgactagaatgaaaaaaaatggaggtttGAATAAAACTTCAAGTGCTCATTGATAATTAAGAAAAACcaggtgtggggtgcctggctgactcagtcagaaaagcatgtgactcttgaccctggagttgtgaatttgagccccatttcGGGTGTACagattctttagtttttattttcattcatttttttttaaagcaggcttcgactcttttttttttaaatttttttaaatgtttttttaatttatttttgagacagagagagacagagcatgagcacgggaggggcagagagagggagacacagaatctgaagcaggctccaggctctgagccgtcagcacagagcccgacgcggggctcgaactcacggactgtgagatcatgacctgagctgaagtcggtcgctcaacccactgagccacccaggcgccccaggtatacagattatttaaaaataaaatcttgaggcgcctgggtgactcagttggttaagcatctgacttcagctcaggtcatgatctcgcggtttgtgagttcgagccccacatctggctctgtgctgacagctcagagcctggagcctgcttcggattctgtgtctccctctttctctgcccctcccatgcccatgctctgtctctctctgtcaataataa
Proteins encoded in this region:
- the GDF3 gene encoding growth/differentiation factor 3 — protein: MIPSLPLLAVGLLLTVALAQMVQFQEYVFLQFLGLDKVPSPQKFQPVPYTLKKIFQDREAAAASVDSRDFCYIKDFGIRGNVLRLLPDQGLFLYSRKLSQASSCLQKFLYFNLSAIKEKEQLTMAQLGLDLGPNTYYKLGPELELALFLVQEPQVGDQPIPKPGRMLVLQSVPRPQGVVHFNLLDVAKDWNNDPQKNLGLLLEILVKGNRDIGVTFQLQDACAGLRQSLRASLLVVTLHPEQCHPSSRKRREAIPAPKAPCKNLCHRHQLFINFRDLGWHKWIIAPKGFMANYCHGDCPFSLTTSLNGSNYAFMQALMHAVDPEIPQAVCIPTKLSPISMLYQDNDDNVILRHYEEMVVDECGCG